A single region of the Corallococcus silvisoli genome encodes:
- a CDS encoding SpoIID/LytB domain-containing protein — translation MGWAVAVAVLLSAAPTFVTRGDVTPEADLRREAQAAWTSLEAEYTARAGGLPQRAPATLALQKGAALPPERNAQGRPGVVELRQNAAGVLDARLRMALRHELAHQLLWWACPASSEDRLFHEAFALTVSGELPAWRDGPYLSLSRAAKEVASAPAVDTARARRGLARILGEHPGFPAALTRRLRQCHDGTRWAAPLSLEELADVAVLAPEAATVVVSRHSGEVLLSEGDVRRAVPYGSALKPFLYAAGTGPGAAAPPGLAPRQDVQEWACGAGLPPKVDARLALLRSCNGWFLDWEATGLAPKAFGDWGAVLSAVGLTGLPEDMTEAIGLRSAHGLSPWGMAQAYRLLAEARPDVLALLTGNVEEGTLSGLSTSKALRGVATKTGTVRDAASRPQLGWIAAVDADLVLVAVRPGKMPRHFADEVAALLAWARKRTAGLEAARVQVLGLLPSTSVEARCAGAGFALEDGTPRAAPPDFSRLDALTARGPAVCLGSPWRVRFPDGPDGGRDYAGVFTASPPPPYRPPPGVPTTPSALKARRGSDFVFRTTRLQYTAGVVAAEDVTLRGEPRVALARVAAHNERHGDARHPGRALCDTTHCQAFRGTVRVRPEESRALSLPPLKWDTWLTFSQGGDTPWREPRPRAQVEALLGANLVSLRFESGRVRYLRTEGPPGAPYEDARSLPCDTLRAGLQLPACPQRASFDGPQVLFEGQGRGHGEGLDVEAAKAAPHLSSDALLERAYGARTPTP, via the coding sequence ATGGGGTGGGCCGTCGCCGTCGCCGTGCTGCTGTCGGCCGCGCCCACCTTCGTCACCCGAGGGGACGTGACGCCCGAGGCGGACCTGCGCCGCGAGGCCCAGGCCGCCTGGACGTCACTGGAGGCCGAGTACACGGCGCGGGCGGGCGGCCTCCCCCAACGGGCCCCCGCCACCCTCGCGCTCCAGAAGGGCGCGGCGCTGCCCCCCGAGCGCAACGCGCAGGGGCGGCCCGGCGTGGTGGAGCTGCGGCAGAACGCGGCCGGCGTGCTGGACGCACGGCTGCGCATGGCGCTGCGGCACGAACTGGCGCACCAGCTCCTGTGGTGGGCGTGTCCCGCGTCCAGCGAGGACCGGCTCTTCCATGAGGCCTTCGCGCTGACGGTGAGCGGCGAGCTGCCCGCGTGGCGCGACGGGCCCTACCTGTCCCTGTCGCGCGCGGCGAAGGAGGTGGCCAGCGCGCCGGCGGTGGACACCGCGCGGGCACGCAGGGGGCTGGCGCGCATCCTGGGCGAACACCCCGGGTTCCCCGCCGCGCTCACGCGCAGGTTGCGGCAGTGCCATGACGGGACGCGGTGGGCCGCGCCCCTGTCGTTGGAGGAGCTGGCGGACGTGGCGGTGCTCGCGCCCGAGGCGGCCACGGTGGTGGTGAGCCGTCACTCGGGGGAGGTGCTGCTGTCGGAAGGGGACGTGCGCCGGGCGGTGCCGTACGGCTCCGCGCTCAAGCCCTTCCTCTACGCGGCGGGGACGGGCCCTGGCGCCGCGGCACCGCCGGGGCTCGCGCCGCGCCAGGACGTGCAGGAGTGGGCGTGCGGCGCGGGGCTGCCACCGAAGGTGGACGCGCGGCTCGCGCTCCTGCGCTCGTGCAATGGCTGGTTCCTGGACTGGGAGGCCACGGGGCTCGCGCCGAAGGCGTTCGGTGATTGGGGCGCCGTGCTCTCCGCGGTGGGGCTCACCGGCCTCCCCGAGGACATGACGGAGGCCATCGGGCTTCGCTCCGCGCACGGCCTGTCGCCGTGGGGCATGGCGCAGGCGTACCGGCTGCTCGCGGAGGCGCGGCCGGACGTGCTCGCGCTCCTCACCGGCAACGTGGAGGAGGGCACGCTCAGCGGCCTGTCCACGTCGAAGGCGCTGCGGGGCGTGGCCACGAAGACGGGCACGGTGCGCGACGCCGCGAGCCGGCCCCAGCTGGGGTGGATCGCCGCCGTGGACGCGGACCTCGTCCTGGTGGCCGTGCGGCCCGGCAAGATGCCCCGGCACTTCGCGGATGAAGTCGCCGCGCTGCTCGCTTGGGCGCGGAAGCGGACGGCGGGGCTGGAGGCCGCGCGCGTGCAGGTGCTCGGCCTGTTGCCGTCCACGTCCGTGGAGGCCCGCTGCGCGGGCGCGGGCTTCGCGCTGGAGGACGGGACGCCCCGCGCCGCGCCCCCGGACTTCTCCCGCCTGGATGCGCTCACCGCGAGGGGGCCAGCGGTGTGTCTGGGCAGTCCCTGGCGCGTGCGCTTCCCGGACGGGCCCGACGGCGGACGGGACTACGCGGGCGTCTTCACCGCCTCTCCGCCCCCGCCGTACCGCCCTCCACCGGGGGTGCCCACCACGCCCAGCGCGCTCAAGGCCCGGCGCGGCTCGGACTTCGTCTTCCGCACCACCCGCCTCCAGTACACCGCCGGCGTCGTCGCCGCCGAGGACGTCACCCTGCGAGGCGAGCCCCGCGTCGCGCTGGCCCGCGTGGCCGCCCACAACGAGCGCCACGGCGACGCCCGCCACCCCGGCCGGGCCCTCTGCGACACCACCCACTGCCAGGCCTTCCGGGGCACCGTCCGCGTCCGCCCCGAGGAGTCACGCGCGCTCAGCCTCCCGCCGCTGAAGTGGGACACCTGGCTGACCTTCTCGCAGGGCGGCGACACGCCCTGGCGCGAGCCACGCCCCCGCGCCCAGGTGGAGGCGCTGCTGGGCGCGAACCTCGTGTCCCTGCGCTTCGAGTCCGGCCGCGTGCGCTACCTGCGCACCGAAGGCCCCCCCGGCGCCCCCTACGAGGACGCGCGCTCCCTGCCATGTGACACGCTGCGTGCGGGTCTCCAATTGCCCGCCTGTCCCCAGCGCGCCTCCTTCGACGGGCCCCAGGTCCTCTTCGAGGGCCAGGGCCGGGGCCATGGTGAGGGCCTGGACGTCGAAGCCGCCAAGGCCGCCCCCCACCTCTCCAGCGACGCCCTCCTGGAGCGCGCCTACGGAGCGCGCACCCCCACCCCCTGA
- a CDS encoding ATP-binding cassette domain-containing protein, producing the protein MFILEGVSKRFGGSQALRPLDLSLPKGATSVLIGPSGCGKSTLLRLLNGLLRPDTGRVLFDGQPLPEEEGALLAVRRRVGYALQGGGLFPHLTGAQNVTLMARHLRWPQARIRERQGLLMELTRFPEEALERFPGQLSGGQRQRVALMRALMLDPDVLLLDEPLGALDPLVRHDLQADLRGIFERLGKTVVLVTHDLAEAAFLGNVIVLMREGQVVQQGTLDDLEARPMDPFVTRFIQAQRPLPMGRSG; encoded by the coding sequence GTGTTCATCCTGGAAGGCGTGTCCAAGCGCTTCGGTGGTTCGCAGGCCTTGCGACCGCTGGACCTGAGTCTGCCGAAGGGCGCCACCTCCGTGCTCATCGGCCCCAGCGGCTGCGGGAAGTCCACGCTGCTGCGGCTGCTCAACGGCCTCTTGCGGCCGGACACAGGCCGCGTCCTCTTCGACGGGCAGCCCCTGCCGGAGGAGGAGGGCGCGCTGCTCGCCGTGCGCCGCCGCGTGGGCTACGCGCTCCAGGGCGGAGGGCTGTTCCCGCACCTCACCGGCGCGCAGAACGTCACGCTGATGGCGCGGCACCTGCGCTGGCCCCAGGCGCGCATCCGGGAGCGGCAGGGGCTGTTGATGGAGCTGACGCGCTTCCCCGAGGAGGCGCTGGAGCGCTTCCCCGGCCAGCTCTCCGGAGGCCAGCGGCAGCGGGTGGCGCTGATGCGCGCGTTGATGCTGGACCCGGACGTGCTGCTGCTGGATGAGCCGCTGGGCGCGTTGGATCCGCTGGTGCGCCACGACCTCCAGGCGGACCTGCGCGGCATCTTCGAGCGGCTGGGCAAGACGGTGGTGCTCGTCACCCACGACCTGGCGGAGGCCGCCTTCCTGGGCAACGTCATCGTCCTGATGCGCGAGGGGCAGGTGGTGCAGCAGGGCACGCTGGACGACCTGGAGGCGCGGCCCATGGACCCCTTCGTCACGCGGTTCATCCAGGCCCAGCGCCCGCTGCCCATGGGGAGGTCCGGATGA
- a CDS encoding DUF4142 domain-containing protein — protein MGKKSWKARAVTAVVMTGLMGFSAHAQDTMSAQDKAQMKQGKAVGEAAAKRTKYVGKVALFNNRQIELARVAEEQASDPRVKQFATQLREDHEKSQESLRSWAKSKQMEVSALSENTSAGQGMGGSGMQQGFNENMENAGEKVGRHSDETRAEVNKLRSMHGPEFDKAFLSRIADDQKKGKSLLEEGRKDYKNDATFLALLSDTEGMVSSNETKAKELEKQVKK, from the coding sequence ATGGGCAAGAAGAGTTGGAAGGCGCGTGCGGTGACGGCGGTGGTCATGACCGGGCTGATGGGCTTCTCCGCCCATGCTCAGGACACCATGTCCGCGCAGGACAAGGCGCAGATGAAGCAGGGCAAGGCGGTGGGCGAGGCGGCCGCCAAGCGGACGAAGTACGTGGGCAAGGTGGCCCTCTTCAACAACCGGCAGATTGAACTGGCCCGCGTCGCGGAGGAGCAGGCGTCGGATCCGCGCGTGAAGCAGTTCGCCACGCAGCTGCGCGAGGACCACGAGAAGAGCCAGGAGTCGCTGCGCTCCTGGGCCAAGAGCAAGCAGATGGAGGTCAGCGCGCTGAGCGAGAACACCTCCGCCGGCCAGGGCATGGGCGGCTCCGGCATGCAGCAGGGCTTCAACGAGAACATGGAGAACGCCGGTGAGAAGGTGGGCCGGCACTCCGACGAGACGCGGGCGGAGGTCAACAAGCTGCGCTCGATGCATGGCCCCGAGTTCGACAAGGCCTTCCTGTCGCGCATCGCGGATGACCAGAAGAAGGGCAAGAGCCTGCTCGAGGAGGGTCGCAAGGACTACAAGAACGACGCGACCTTCCTGGCGCTGCTGAGCGACACCGAGGGCATGGTGAGCAGCAACGAGACGAAGGCGAAGGAGCTCGAGAAGCAGGTGAAGAAGTAG